Proteins encoded in a region of the Fundulus heteroclitus isolate FHET01 chromosome 2, MU-UCD_Fhet_4.1, whole genome shotgun sequence genome:
- the LOC105927070 gene encoding troponin I, fast skeletal muscle, translated as MSDKKMTSSRRHHLKSLILQVAATWLEKEKKDLIASKEAYMAENCPAPNLSGDQAALMETCKKLHALIDKVDEERYDLEAKVGKADKEIEDLKIKVVDLAGVKKPALKKVRMSADAMLKALLGSKHTVNLDLRANLKQVKKEVKEEPTEAVGDWRKNIEDKADRKKMFETA; from the exons ATGTCTGA CAAGAAGATGACTTCAAGCCGCAGGCACCACCTGAAG AGTTTGATTCTGCAGGTGGCAGCAACATGGcttgaaaaggagaaaaaggaccTCATTGCATCCAAGGAGGCCTACATGGCAGAGAACTGTCCTGCGCCAAACCTTAGTGGAGACCAGGCTGCCCTCATG GAAACCTGCAAAAAATTACACGCCCTCATTGACAAAGTGGATGAGGAGAGATACGACTTGGAGGCCAAAGTTGGCAAGGCTGACAAAGAG ATTGAAGACCTCAAGATCAAAGTAGTGGACCTTGCTGGAGTGAAGAAACCGGCCCTGAAGAAAGTGCGTATGTCTGCTGATGCCATGCTGAAGGCTCTGCTGGGCTCCAAACACACAGTTAATCTGGACCTGAGGGCCAACCTGAAGCAGGTCAAGAAGGAGGTCAAAGAGGAG CCCACAGAGGCAGTTGGTGACTGGCGTAAGAACATTGAGGACAAAGCTGACAGAaagaagatgtttgaaactgCTTAA